A window from Corynebacterium urealyticum DSM 7109 encodes these proteins:
- a CDS encoding DUF4177 domain-containing protein, translated as MKKWEYVTVPLLTHATKQILDNWGQDGWELVSVLPGPTGEQHVAYMKRELD; from the coding sequence ATGAAGAAATGGGAATATGTCACCGTGCCACTGCTCACCCACGCGACCAAGCAGATCCTCGATAACTGGGGCCAGGATGGTTGGGAGCTTGTCTCCGTCCTGCCAGGTCCGACCGGCGAGCAGCACGTCGCCTACATGAAGCGAGAGCTGGACTAA
- a CDS encoding RidA family protein, with product MAKSQVPARLDELGIELPPVAAAVASYVPAVRCGDVVYTSGQLPFVNGELPKLGLVGEIGTHTGAQVSPEEAYELARIAVLNAVAAAAAEVGLENIERIVKVTGYVASATGFGGQPGVVNGASDILGEIFGDAGQHARAAVGVAELPLGSPVEIEIIVQVRQ from the coding sequence ATGGCCAAGTCTCAGGTTCCAGCTCGGCTCGACGAGCTCGGCATCGAGCTGCCGCCCGTCGCGGCCGCCGTCGCGTCTTATGTCCCCGCCGTCCGCTGCGGCGACGTCGTCTACACCTCCGGTCAGCTGCCTTTCGTTAACGGTGAGCTGCCGAAGCTCGGCCTCGTCGGCGAGATCGGCACCCACACGGGAGCCCAGGTCAGCCCGGAAGAGGCCTACGAACTGGCCCGCATCGCCGTGCTCAACGCCGTGGCAGCCGCCGCCGCAGAGGTCGGCCTCGAGAACATCGAACGCATCGTGAAGGTCACGGGATACGTCGCTTCCGCCACCGGCTTCGGCGGTCAGCCTGGCGTCGTCAACGGAGCGAGCGACATCCTCGGTGAGATTTTCGGTGACGCTGGCCAGCACGCCCGCGCCGCCGTCGGTGTCGCAGAGCTGCCACTGGGCTCCCCAGTGGAAATCGAGATCATCGTTCAGGTACGTCAATAG